From Vitis vinifera cultivar Pinot Noir 40024 chromosome 5, ASM3070453v1, the proteins below share one genomic window:
- the LOC100249064 gene encoding eukaryotic translation initiation factor 2A, with translation MDSVPSLEILVRAPEGFSLWCGPPFNNGQPAVKLEKVICTNAKFSEDGSRLMVMKSDSTVSIYDCSSSKEIRSFAVPNMSAATMSPCGTYLQTFQRPSTPQEKNVILWKTETGAPVYQHFQKNMTKTTWPSVQFSSDEAIACRLATNEIQFFDARDFSKEIIYRVRIPGIAAVELSKAPGSHVAAFIPESKGIPASVQIFACGENSMSQPVARRSFFRCSTVQLSWNRGSTGLLVLVQADVDKTNQSYFGESKLNYLTTNGTHEGLVPLSKEGPVHDVQWSYSGSEFAVVYGFMPAKATVFDKKCNPLVELGTGPYNTIRWNPKGKFLCLAGFGNLPGDMAFWDYKEKKQLGTTRAEWSVTSEWSPDGCYFMTATTAPRLQVDNGIKIFHPNGSLYFKTMFDKLYQADWKPESPDRFGEIAELAQSIDSLKVGETKQQGQGSKSSVAPNKATSANPPTQKPAAYRPPHAKTAAAIQTKLFGGSSTEEMSKNAAKNKKKREKQREKKAAEAATAANNGA, from the exons ATGGATTCTGTGCCATCTTTGGAGATTTTAG TTCGAGCACCAGAAGGGTTCTCTCTATGGTGTGGACCTCCATTCAACAATGGTCAACCTGCTGTCAAGCTTGAAAAGGTTATTTGTACCAATGCAAAGTTCAGCGAAGATGGGTCCAGACTCATGGTGATGAAATCAGACTCCACTGTCAGCATATACGATTGCAGCAGCTCCAAAGAGATCAGATCATTTGCAGTTCCCAATATGTCTGCAGCCACCATGTCCCCTTGCGGGACCTATCTTCAGACCTTTCAAAGACCCTCAACACCACAGGAAAAGAATGTCATCTTATGGAAGACAGAAACCGGTGCTCCTGTTTATCAACACTTCCAGAAGAACATGACCAAAACCACATG GCCCTCAGTTCAATTTAGCTCTGATGAAGCTATTGCATGCCGTCTGGCAACAAATGAGATACAATTTTTTGATGCTCGGGATTTCTCTAAAGAAATTATATATCGAGTTAGAATTCCCGGAATAGCTGCTGTAGAGCTTTCTAAGGCACCTGGGTCCCATGTGGCTGCATTTATTCCAGAATCTAAG GGAATTCCTGCCAGTGTCCAGATATTTGCTTGTGGTGAAAATTCAATGAGTCAACCTGTTGCTCGACGAAGCTTTTTCCGATGTTCAACAGTGCAATTGAGTTGGAATCGTGGCTCTACGGGGCTTCTAGTTCTGGTTCAAGCTGATGTTGATAAAACCAACCAGAGTTATTTTGGAGAATCAAAGCTGAACTACTTGACAACAAATGGAACCCATGAAGGCCTTGTGCCACTCA GTAAAGAAGGGCCAGTTCATGATGTTCAGTGGTCATATTCTGGTTCAGAATTTGCTGTTGTTTATGGAT TTATGCCTGCAAAAGCAACAGTGTTTGACAAGAAGTGCAATCCTCTGGTTGAGCTTGGCACAGGCCCTTACAATACTATTCGATGGAATCCAAAGGGGAAGT TCCTATGTTTGGCAGGTTTTGGAAACTTACCTGGTGATATG GCATTTTGGGACTACAAGGAGAAAAAGCAGCTTGGAACAACTAGGGCTGAGTGGTCTGTAACAAGTGAATGGTCCCCAGATGGATGCTATTTCATGACTGCCACAACAGCTCCAAGACTACAAGTTGACAATGG GATTAAAATTTTCCACCCCAATGGATCACTGTATTTCAAGACGATGTTTGATAAGTTGTACCAG GCTGATTGGAAACCGGAATCACCAGATAGGTTTGGTGAAATTGCTGAACTTGCCCAGTCCATTGACTCATTAAAAGTTGGAGAAACCAAACAACAAG GGCAAGGTTCAAAATCTTCCGTGGCTCCTAACAAAGCCACTTCTGCCAACCCTCCTACTCAAAAACCTGCTGCATATCGTCCACCACATGCAAAGACTGCAGCTGCCATTCAGACCAAG CTATTTGGAGGGAGCTCTACAGA AGAAATGAGCAAGAACGCTgcgaaaaacaagaaaaaaagggagaaacAGAGGGAGAAGAAGGCTGCTGAGGCCGCCACTGCTGCCAATAACGGTGCATGA